A part of Sulfurimonas sp. HSL-1716 genomic DNA contains:
- the aspS gene encoding aspartate--tRNA ligase produces the protein MRTHYCTDLSIKNVDEVVTVAGWANSYRDHGGIIFIDIRDKSGLIQLVCDPSDNAEAHKIADGVRDEFVLVATGKIRPRGEGLVNPRLKTGEIELVVDTLKIENKSAPTPFVIGDKHVGEETRLKYRYLELRDPEMYETFRLRSKAAIAARNVLDAHGFLEVETPILTKSTPEGARDYLVPSRVHNGEFYALPQSPQLFKQLLMVGGFDRYFQIAKCFRDEDLRADRQPEFTQIDVEMSFCDQEEVIKVAEELLTGMFGACGIDVKPPFNRIKHNDAMEWYGSDKPDMRYDLKMVDVIDIFERCDNEIFTNIAKKPHTNRIKALKVPGADLVFSKREMKSFEDFVRKFGAHGLGYFQMKEDGLKGPLTKFFSEEDIQLIIERTELQVGDVVFFGAGDKKTVLDYMGRFRIFIAEHEKMNLVDKDRFEFVWVVDFPMFEVEDGRVKALHHPFTMPKDTDKEDVEEIESIAYDIVLNGTELGGGSIRIHKPEIQEEIFKLLGIGEEEAQDKFGFLLDALKFGAPPHGGFAIGFDRLMMLISKKSSIRDVIAFPKTQKASCILTQAPSTVDSDQLKELHIRIREQVKA, from the coding sequence TTGAGAACTCATTATTGTACAGACTTAAGCATAAAGAACGTTGATGAAGTAGTAACCGTAGCTGGTTGGGCGAACAGCTACCGTGACCACGGAGGGATCATTTTTATCGATATACGCGATAAAAGTGGATTGATTCAACTTGTTTGTGACCCATCCGACAATGCCGAGGCGCATAAAATTGCTGATGGCGTTCGCGATGAGTTTGTGCTTGTGGCAACGGGCAAGATCCGTCCCCGCGGCGAAGGACTTGTAAACCCTCGTTTAAAAACAGGTGAGATAGAACTTGTCGTAGATACATTAAAGATAGAAAATAAAAGCGCCCCTACCCCTTTTGTCATCGGCGACAAACATGTGGGTGAAGAGACTCGTCTGAAATACCGTTATTTAGAGCTTCGTGATCCTGAGATGTACGAGACGTTCCGTCTTCGTTCAAAAGCCGCTATCGCAGCGCGTAACGTACTTGATGCACACGGTTTCTTGGAAGTTGAGACGCCTATCCTTACAAAATCGACTCCTGAGGGTGCGAGAGACTACCTAGTCCCTTCACGCGTACACAACGGTGAGTTTTATGCACTTCCGCAATCTCCTCAGCTTTTCAAACAGCTGCTTATGGTAGGCGGATTTGACAGATATTTTCAGATCGCAAAATGTTTCAGAGACGAAGACTTAAGAGCCGACAGACAGCCCGAATTTACGCAGATAGACGTCGAGATGAGCTTTTGCGACCAAGAAGAGGTCATCAAAGTGGCCGAAGAGCTTCTAACGGGAATGTTCGGAGCTTGCGGTATCGACGTAAAACCGCCGTTTAACCGCATCAAACACAATGACGCTATGGAATGGTACGGTTCTGACAAACCGGATATGCGCTATGACCTTAAAATGGTCGACGTCATCGACATTTTCGAGCGTTGCGATAACGAGATATTTACAAACATCGCCAAAAAGCCTCATACGAACCGCATCAAAGCTTTAAAAGTCCCGGGTGCTGACCTGGTATTTTCAAAAAGAGAGATGAAAAGCTTCGAAGACTTTGTAAGAAAATTCGGTGCTCACGGTCTTGGATACTTCCAGATGAAAGAGGACGGTCTTAAAGGTCCGCTTACGAAGTTCTTCAGTGAAGAGGACATTCAGCTCATTATAGAGAGAACCGAACTTCAAGTCGGCGACGTCGTGTTCTTCGGTGCAGGCGACAAGAAAACGGTACTTGACTATATGGGACGTTTTAGAATCTTCATCGCCGAACATGAGAAGATGAATCTTGTAGACAAAGACAGATTTGAATTCGTATGGGTCGTGGACTTCCCGATGTTCGAGGTTGAAGACGGTCGCGTTAAAGCGCTTCACCATCCGTTTACTATGCCTAAAGATACAGATAAAGAGGATGTCGAAGAGATCGAATCTATCGCTTACGATATCGTTTTAAACGGTACTGAACTAGGCGGTGGAAGTATCCGTATCCATAAACCTGAAATTCAAGAAGAGATATTCAAACTTCTTGGCATCGGCGAAGAGGAAGCGCAAGATAAATTCGGCTTCCTGCTTGATGCGCTGAAGTTCGGAGCACCTCCGCACGGCGGTTTTGCTATCGGTTTTGACAGACTTATGATGTTGATAAGCAAAAAATCAAGCATCCGTGACGTCATCGCCTTCCCTAAAACGCAAAAAGCTTCTTGTATCCTGACTCAGGCGCCAAGCACCGTAGACAGCGACCAGCTTAAAGAGCTTCACATCAGAATCCGCGAGCAAGTAAAAGCGTAA
- a CDS encoding OprD family outer membrane porin, with protein MNSSKMATISLAAVLLCMSTQLSAQDDAPKQALKTNYQLIYNVKPKQADSFGDMFKKGDFFGRLRSNTFLFNWANNTSKDTLSSGLGGSLVYQSAVYNDFDVRLGLYYSHGFVDNASSSVANLKGGADTLNKYDYNQNGSQDLYALSQAYVRYSGISKSDIIVGRQLVETFFTASNDTKMIPETFDGIVFNSKSIPNTKIRVAYLADEKMRGHSNTNSPLVYKSGSTTDTINDDTAMHKGLTYTNLMAHGKSTAAPLIIAEAHNRSVKNLKLDASGYSVPELVGQGMIEANYKIPFNNDLSITPGFRYLHQFDEGAGKVGGAALTGSLAGHTGDYGGYKKADSLESNMIAARLVTKYKKLQVNLGYSNVFDEADLVNPWRAFPTSGYTRSMARYNWYADSRSYRIQMTLNKNKTGVYKDPYIELSALHTDNDAAKGLYSENYYYAGITQNFPSMPELQWRFRIGYDDVLKTPTTTVDDNLDTRLEFNYLF; from the coding sequence ATGAACTCAAGTAAAATGGCAACAATATCTTTGGCGGCTGTACTCCTTTGTATGAGTACGCAGCTATCTGCACAGGATGATGCTCCAAAACAGGCATTAAAAACAAATTATCAGCTTATATACAATGTAAAACCGAAGCAGGCGGACAGTTTCGGCGATATGTTTAAAAAGGGTGACTTCTTCGGAAGACTGCGCTCAAATACATTTTTGTTTAATTGGGCGAACAATACCTCTAAAGACACCCTGTCAAGCGGTTTGGGCGGTTCTTTGGTGTATCAAAGCGCTGTTTATAATGATTTTGACGTAAGGCTTGGGTTGTATTACAGCCATGGTTTTGTGGACAATGCATCTTCGTCCGTTGCAAATCTAAAGGGAGGGGCGGACACTTTAAACAAGTATGACTACAACCAAAACGGTTCTCAGGATCTTTATGCGCTCTCACAGGCATATGTCCGCTACAGCGGCATCTCAAAAAGCGATATTATCGTGGGGCGCCAGCTGGTAGAAACGTTCTTTACCGCTTCAAATGACACAAAAATGATCCCTGAAACCTTCGACGGTATCGTTTTTAATTCCAAATCCATACCGAACACAAAAATACGCGTTGCATATCTGGCCGATGAGAAGATGCGCGGACACAGCAATACAAACTCTCCTTTGGTATACAAAAGCGGCTCTACGACAGATACGATCAATGATGATACGGCAATGCATAAAGGTTTGACATATACCAATCTGATGGCACACGGCAAATCCACCGCCGCACCGCTTATAATCGCAGAAGCGCATAACAGATCCGTTAAAAACTTAAAGTTAGATGCTTCAGGGTACAGCGTTCCCGAGCTGGTAGGGCAAGGCATGATAGAAGCGAATTACAAGATCCCTTTTAACAATGATCTTTCGATAACTCCCGGTTTTAGATATCTGCACCAATTTGACGAAGGTGCAGGAAAAGTAGGGGGTGCGGCACTTACCGGTTCGTTGGCGGGACATACCGGCGATTACGGCGGATATAAAAAAGCGGACTCCCTTGAATCCAACATGATCGCTGCTCGATTGGTAACGAAATACAAAAAACTTCAAGTGAATCTCGGTTACTCAAACGTATTTGACGAAGCGGATCTTGTAAACCCGTGGAGGGCCTTTCCTACCAGCGGTTATACGCGTTCGATGGCCCGCTATAACTGGTATGCGGATTCAAGAAGCTATCGTATTCAAATGACCCTTAACAAGAATAAAACAGGAGTGTACAAAGATCCGTACATCGAACTTTCTGCACTTCATACGGATAACGACGCGGCAAAAGGGTTATACAGTGAAAACTACTATTATGCGGGGATCACGCAAAACTTTCCCTCTATGCCTGAGCTGCAATGGCGTTTTAGAATCGGTTACGACGATGTCTTGAAAACTCCGACAACGACGGTCGATGACAACTTGGATACTCGTTTAGAGTTCAACTACCTGTTTTAA
- the modA gene encoding molybdate ABC transporter substrate-binding protein, producing the protein MKKIILALIVSISSLLAGEINLAVAANVSYAMDELKAEFAKMHPSTKVEVTLGSSGKLTAQINNGAPFGLFMSANMKYPQALYKEGMATTKPIVYAQGALAYFSTKKQDFSQGIKLLESKDIQKIAVANPKTAPYGKAAMEAMKNGSVFDSVKDKFVYAESISQTVAYSISAADIGFIAKSSLYSPKMARYKEGVNFKDVDADLYTPIKQGIVLLKFANGNKEYREFYDFILSAKAKEIFKKYGYLVQ; encoded by the coding sequence ATGAAAAAAATAATCTTGGCGTTAATCGTTTCAATATCCTCTCTTTTGGCAGGCGAGATCAATCTTGCGGTAGCCGCAAACGTCAGCTATGCTATGGACGAATTAAAAGCGGAATTCGCAAAAATGCATCCCTCTACAAAAGTGGAAGTCACACTCGGAAGCAGCGGAAAGCTGACGGCACAGATAAACAACGGCGCGCCTTTTGGGCTTTTCATGTCCGCGAACATGAAGTATCCACAAGCCCTTTATAAAGAGGGGATGGCAACGACCAAACCTATAGTCTATGCACAAGGAGCACTGGCATACTTCAGCACTAAAAAACAGGATTTCTCTCAAGGCATAAAACTGCTCGAATCAAAAGATATACAAAAAATAGCGGTCGCAAATCCTAAAACGGCGCCTTACGGCAAAGCAGCGATGGAAGCAATGAAAAACGGCAGCGTCTTTGACAGTGTCAAAGACAAGTTCGTTTACGCCGAAAGCATCTCTCAAACGGTCGCGTACTCTATAAGTGCAGCAGATATCGGTTTTATCGCGAAATCTTCGCTTTACTCCCCTAAAATGGCACGCTACAAGGAAGGCGTAAACTTTAAAGACGTAGACGCAGACTTGTATACGCCGATAAAACAAGGTATAGTTTTGTTGAAATTTGCAAACGGCAACAAAGAGTATAGAGAGTTTTACGATTTTATCCTAAGCGCAAAAGCAAAAGAAATATTTAAAAAATATGGATATTTGGTCCAATGA
- a CDS encoding TOBE domain-containing protein encodes MNMIDAAVTDIKKHENISAVYFDANGVKLSMVALELDPAIGPGIKVKLKVKATNIALSKGLNSQTSIANQLKTVVQDVVHGQILCSVKLDMQGVILESIITQNSASAMGIKAGDELIALIKSNDVSIASFEEEH; translated from the coding sequence ATGAATATGATCGATGCGGCTGTGACCGATATAAAAAAACATGAAAACATCTCAGCTGTATATTTTGATGCAAACGGCGTGAAGCTGAGCATGGTGGCACTTGAACTGGATCCTGCCATTGGACCGGGCATAAAAGTGAAGCTAAAAGTAAAAGCGACGAATATCGCACTGTCCAAAGGTCTGAACTCGCAAACAAGCATAGCAAACCAGCTTAAAACTGTTGTGCAAGATGTCGTACACGGCCAGATCCTATGCAGTGTGAAACTCGATATGCAGGGGGTGATATTAGAAAGTATCATCACCCAAAATTCTGCATCTGCTATGGGTATAAAAGCCGGTGACGAGCTCATTGCCTTGATAAAATCAAACGATGTATCGATAGCATCGTTTGAAGAAGAACATTAA
- the modD gene encoding ModD protein has product MSLLLDAELLEYIREDMPYFDLTTTMLGEDFDDAILEIRTREETVVACSEEAARIAELLGCEVEFFVPSSNRVKAQEAILRIKAKGEILHRAWKLTQVLLEYACGMATYANDMLLNVQKVNRHCEILVTRKSIPFAKKFAVRALLCGGVLPHRLGLSESILIFSHHRSLFKDTDAFKDAFKRLKPKAVEKKIVVECEDIQDAKEMLMLGADVIQMDKCALDIFSDLVGYRQTHFPDAKITAAGGINKDNAAEFAKTGVDAIITSSPYQAKMADLSAKWIKI; this is encoded by the coding sequence TTGTCTTTGCTTTTAGACGCGGAACTTTTGGAATATATACGTGAAGACATGCCTTATTTTGATCTCACGACCACAATGCTCGGCGAGGATTTCGACGATGCGATACTCGAGATAAGGACACGGGAAGAAACTGTTGTGGCATGCAGTGAAGAAGCGGCACGCATCGCCGAACTTTTGGGCTGTGAAGTAGAGTTTTTCGTTCCTTCGTCAAACAGGGTTAAAGCCCAAGAGGCGATCCTTCGCATAAAAGCCAAAGGTGAGATCCTGCATCGGGCTTGGAAGCTGACACAGGTACTTTTGGAATATGCCTGCGGAATGGCGACATACGCAAACGACATGCTCTTAAACGTACAGAAAGTAAATAGGCACTGTGAGATACTCGTCACGAGAAAAAGCATCCCTTTTGCCAAAAAATTTGCCGTCCGTGCACTGCTTTGCGGAGGAGTACTTCCGCACAGACTTGGACTCTCCGAATCTATTTTGATTTTTTCACACCACCGTTCGCTTTTTAAAGATACAGATGCATTTAAAGATGCTTTTAAAAGATTAAAACCAAAAGCGGTCGAAAAAAAGATCGTAGTCGAATGCGAGGATATTCAAGATGCAAAAGAGATGCTTATGCTTGGTGCGGATGTGATACAGATGGACAAGTGCGCCTTGGATATATTTTCAGATCTTGTCGGGTATAGACAAACCCATTTCCCCGATGCAAAGATAACCGCAGCAGGGGGCATAAACAAAGATAACGCCGCAGAGTTTGCAAAAACAGGTGTGGATGCGATTATAACGAGCAGTCCGTATCAGGCGAAAATGGCCGATCTCAGTGCCAAATGGATAAAAATATGA
- the modB gene encoding molybdate ABC transporter permease subunit: MDKNMNGMNFEPFFLSFKLAASTTFILFIIALPLSWWLSQTNNRFKPVIEAFVSLPIVLPPSVLGFYILYALSYNSPLGAFMDHYFGVKMVFNFTGLVIASCFYSFPFMVQPLQSGFESLNKNMLEASYIAGKSRITTLLHVALPNVKPALITALIITFAHTVGEFGVVLMVGGSIPGETKVASVAIYEYVEIMDYKSAHIYSALMVLISFFVLLGVYFFNQHQNRKMGVI; this comes from the coding sequence ATGGATAAAAATATGAACGGTATGAACTTCGAACCTTTTTTTCTCTCCTTTAAACTGGCCGCGTCCACCACGTTCATTCTTTTTATCATAGCACTGCCGTTGAGCTGGTGGCTGAGCCAGACGAACAACAGGTTTAAACCCGTCATAGAGGCCTTTGTATCCCTTCCGATCGTTTTACCGCCGTCGGTTCTCGGTTTTTACATACTCTACGCACTCTCGTACAATTCGCCTTTGGGCGCATTTATGGACCACTATTTCGGTGTCAAAATGGTCTTTAATTTTACGGGACTTGTGATCGCGAGCTGTTTTTACTCCTTTCCTTTTATGGTCCAGCCGCTGCAAAGCGGTTTTGAGTCGCTTAATAAAAATATGCTTGAAGCTTCCTATATAGCGGGTAAAAGCAGGATCACGACTCTTTTGCATGTAGCGCTTCCAAACGTCAAACCCGCGCTTATCACGGCTCTTATCATCACATTTGCGCATACGGTAGGCGAATTCGGTGTGGTATTGATGGTCGGAGGTTCTATCCCCGGAGAGACGAAAGTCGCTTCTGTGGCTATTTATGAATATGTCGAGATCATGGATTATAAATCTGCGCATATCTACAGCGCACTTATGGTTTTGATAAGCTTTTTCGTACTGCTTGGAGTCTATTTTTTCAATCAGCATCAAAATCGTAAGATGGGCGTCATATGA
- a CDS encoding ATP-binding cassette domain-containing protein: protein MIKLDIQKTLYTTNGHVDLDIDIAIKKNEFVALSGVSGSGKTTLLRILAGLETAKGEIDVFGSKWLDLKKALPPQERGIGFVFQDYALFLNMTVLQNLLFVSKDAKLASHLLELTGLSELKERYPAMLSGGQRQRVSLCRALMKRPKILLMDEPLSALDPEMRTKLQHDILRLHKEFDTTTIMVSHDPSEMYRLATRVLVLEHGKIIKDGLAKDVLLKTSGSQKFTLQGELLEIKKADVIYIAIVAIGQQIVEIVLDSNEAKSFQPGQTVQVSTKAFSPSISAL from the coding sequence ATGATAAAACTGGATATACAAAAAACACTTTACACGACAAACGGGCATGTCGATCTTGATATCGATATCGCCATCAAGAAAAATGAGTTCGTAGCTCTCAGCGGCGTAAGCGGAAGCGGTAAAACGACTCTTTTGCGTATACTCGCAGGGCTTGAAACGGCTAAAGGCGAGATAGATGTCTTCGGCTCCAAATGGCTCGATTTAAAAAAAGCTCTTCCTCCTCAAGAAAGGGGCATAGGCTTTGTGTTTCAGGATTATGCGCTGTTTTTGAACATGACTGTTTTGCAGAACCTGCTTTTTGTCAGTAAAGACGCCAAACTGGCATCACATCTTTTAGAACTGACGGGGCTGAGTGAATTAAAAGAGAGATATCCCGCTATGCTCAGCGGCGGACAGCGTCAGCGCGTTTCTTTATGCCGTGCTTTGATGAAACGCCCGAAGATACTGCTTATGGACGAGCCTCTTTCGGCTCTTGATCCCGAGATGAGAACAAAACTTCAGCATGACATTCTCCGTCTTCATAAAGAGTTCGATACGACCACCATTATGGTCAGTCACGACCCAAGCGAGATGTACAGACTGGCAACGAGAGTACTTGTGCTTGAACATGGAAAGATCATAAAGGACGGATTGGCAAAGGATGTCCTGCTTAAAACATCGGGAAGTCAGAAATTTACGCTTCAAGGCGAGCTTTTAGAGATAAAAAAAGCCGACGTGATCTATATTGCAATAGTCGCTATAGGACAGCAGATAGTCGAGATAGTTCTCGATTCAAACGAAGCAAAAAGCTTTCAACCGGGGCAAACCGTACAAGTTAGTACAAAAGCCTTTTCGCCCTCTATCTCCGCTCTTTAA
- a CDS encoding DUF2156 domain-containing protein has protein sequence MSSLVIKDYTLKHFNLNAKPIMDEYLHMIEIDLSDYTFAGNYIWLSNSTGFYAIVNETFCLFILSSGVLSMLLPPLGRQENIYDAIIECFDIMNTHNENKNFSKIEYVHEDILEGFVDYLEEGTEIFEKLKDFIIEKKLVDYIYRTDDLIDLKGNPYKVKRNEINRFRSIYPNHRIEIFDKEQHAKEVIALFNKWVQDRTIHMPKEDAEVFLDGIYFERFAIKRLMNDYDNLDVIGIVIYIDNELKGFTVGEKISETVASVIIEKTDFEILGCAQFIFREFVKILKEKYGSEYINVGDDMGFENLKKVKMSYRPDKLIPKYTIYQK, from the coding sequence ATGTCAAGCTTAGTTATAAAAGATTACACTTTAAAGCATTTTAATCTAAATGCAAAACCGATAATGGATGAATATCTGCACATGATCGAAATAGATCTGAGCGATTATACTTTTGCAGGAAACTACATATGGCTGTCGAACTCTACGGGGTTTTATGCGATAGTCAACGAGACCTTTTGTCTGTTTATCCTTTCTTCGGGTGTCTTGAGCATGCTTTTGCCGCCTCTTGGCAGACAGGAAAACATCTATGATGCGATAATAGAGTGTTTTGATATCATGAACACCCATAATGAAAACAAAAATTTTTCCAAGATCGAATATGTTCATGAGGATATTTTGGAGGGGTTTGTCGATTATCTGGAAGAGGGCACCGAGATATTTGAGAAGCTTAAAGATTTCATTATCGAAAAAAAACTGGTCGACTATATTTATAGAACCGATGATCTCATAGACCTCAAAGGAAATCCCTATAAAGTAAAAAGAAACGAGATTAACCGTTTTAGAAGCATATACCCAAACCACAGAATAGAGATCTTTGACAAAGAGCAGCATGCAAAAGAGGTTATAGCGCTTTTTAACAAATGGGTTCAAGACAGAACCATCCATATGCCAAAAGAGGATGCGGAAGTATTTTTAGACGGTATCTATTTCGAGCGTTTTGCGATAAAAAGACTTATGAATGATTATGACAACCTTGACGTGATCGGGATCGTCATCTACATAGACAATGAGCTCAAAGGTTTTACCGTCGGCGAAAAAATAAGCGAAACGGTAGCAAGCGTCATCATAGAAAAAACGGATTTTGAGATACTGGGATGCGCCCAGTTCATCTTTAGAGAGTTCGTAAAGATTTTAAAAGAGAAGTACGGCAGCGAATATATCAACGTAGGAGACGATATGGGATTTGAAAATCTTAAAAAAGTAAAAATGTCATATCGTCCGGATAAACTCATACCAAAATATACCATCTACCAAAAATGA
- a CDS encoding N-acetyltransferase, whose protein sequence is MTVRQASLSDLKEIEKIEKDNFSPEEFGLSRSSLRYHLKRNIVFVAEDENGIIGYCLWLSRKNFYRLYSIAVLRKFHSKGYAKKLLEHSLYNLKDKALRLEVKQTNGQAISLYEKFGFKIIKILKSYYPNNMDGYLMKRAIS, encoded by the coding sequence ATGACCGTCAGACAAGCTTCTTTGAGTGATCTAAAAGAGATAGAAAAGATCGAGAAAGACAATTTTTCGCCTGAAGAGTTCGGACTCTCACGCTCTTCTTTGCGCTATCATCTGAAAAGAAACATCGTTTTTGTCGCAGAAGACGAGAACGGGATCATCGGATATTGTCTGTGGCTGAGTAGAAAAAATTTCTACAGGCTTTATTCCATCGCCGTTTTACGAAAGTTTCATTCAAAAGGGTATGCAAAAAAGCTTTTAGAACACTCTTTGTACAACTTAAAAGACAAAGCATTGCGTTTAGAGGTAAAGCAGACCAACGGGCAAGCCATATCGTTATATGAAAAATTTGGATTCAAGATCATCAAGATCCTGAAATCCTATTACCCGAACAACATGGACGGATATCTGATGAAAAGAGCTATCTCTTAG
- a CDS encoding cation-transporting P-type ATPase, producing the protein MMTLSDSPHSKTPEELYEIFESSEEGIEADEASRRLRVYGKNVLKEEKRSFLSIFIGQFKSPIVAVLIAAALLSFAMGHTTDSIFIAGILFINSILGFFQEYKAETSIRALKKLTETHARVVRMGLEALVPSEEIVPGDILLLGEGDLISADIRLIESHGLQVDEATLTGESVPSSKDADKIFPSQTPPYERKNILFSGTHIIKGTAKGLVTATAEHTYLASIAKSAQELSPDSPLTRSLSLFSKKLIVVLAAILLIVGAVGLIHGLGIGDLASVLIAELVSAVPEGLPIVVTLILALGAYRLSGHKVLVRHLPSVESLGSASVIATDKTGTITQGYLSVKETEVLDKEALRMCAALCNDASQEHGDPVDAALRVWLGSEYEPIRKHNSRVFYHPFDPKLRMMATVNQDHQKKERLYIKGAYEALRTMAANSVQELENLDKAHDKMAVTGLRLLAFGISEENWEDPKKWSIRIVGLIGFADSAKDGVADAVSHAKNAGIKVIMITGDNPLTAQVIAKDVGIWQEQDRVLNGTEIEDMTDERLYDTLKRCSVIARALPEHKYRVVKLLQKEGEIVAVTGDGVNDVPALKAADLGIAMGGGSEAAKSTAKMVITDNNLGIIVDAIRQGRIITANLRKVIFYLLATCFDEILLISTAIIAGVPLPVHATQILWINIVTDGVTDKTFPMCRQEGDVMKNPPRRLEKQFFDRWQIARIAWVSIVNASVTLAVFIHLLNNDYSYEAAVTVSFSIIVTSQWVNGILAQKENEPFLRNIRRSLSINPAIWIGVAIGIALQSIALYLFPHLLHSISPNFEMLGYIGGATIGVFALIEGYKWVEWILKRAAKR; encoded by the coding sequence ATGATGACCTTATCCGATTCTCCGCACTCTAAGACTCCCGAAGAACTTTACGAGATATTTGAGAGTTCAGAAGAAGGAATAGAAGCCGATGAAGCCTCCAGGCGTTTGAGAGTTTACGGTAAAAATGTACTCAAAGAGGAGAAGCGTTCATTTTTGTCTATTTTTATCGGTCAGTTTAAAAGCCCTATCGTCGCCGTTTTGATCGCTGCGGCGCTTCTTTCTTTTGCAATGGGACATACCACGGACAGCATTTTTATCGCAGGCATCCTTTTCATAAACAGTATTTTGGGGTTTTTTCAGGAGTATAAAGCCGAAACTTCCATCCGGGCGCTTAAAAAACTCACGGAGACTCATGCAAGAGTCGTAAGAATGGGGCTAGAAGCGCTTGTTCCTTCAGAAGAGATAGTTCCCGGAGATATCCTCCTCTTAGGCGAAGGGGATCTTATATCGGCTGATATCAGGCTTATCGAATCCCATGGACTGCAGGTTGACGAGGCAACACTCACGGGAGAGTCTGTGCCCTCTTCTAAAGATGCGGATAAAATATTTCCATCTCAAACCCCTCCTTATGAAAGAAAAAACATTCTTTTTTCAGGTACGCACATCATCAAAGGGACAGCCAAAGGGCTGGTTACCGCCACTGCAGAACATACTTATCTGGCAAGCATTGCCAAAAGTGCGCAGGAGCTTTCTCCCGATTCTCCTCTTACACGTTCTCTTTCCCTCTTTTCAAAGAAGCTTATCGTAGTTTTAGCCGCAATTTTACTGATCGTCGGTGCCGTGGGACTCATTCATGGATTAGGTATAGGCGATCTGGCCTCCGTCCTTATAGCCGAGCTGGTTTCCGCAGTGCCCGAGGGTCTGCCTATAGTCGTAACGCTTATTTTGGCTCTGGGAGCATATAGACTCAGCGGCCATAAAGTACTTGTACGCCATCTGCCTTCGGTCGAATCGCTAGGAAGCGCTTCTGTGATCGCAACGGATAAGACGGGTACGATCACTCAAGGATATTTATCCGTCAAAGAGACGGAAGTACTCGACAAAGAGGCTCTTAGGATGTGCGCGGCCTTGTGTAACGATGCTTCACAAGAACACGGTGATCCTGTCGATGCAGCGCTTAGAGTTTGGCTGGGGTCCGAATATGAACCGATAAGAAAACACAACTCCAGAGTGTTTTACCACCCTTTTGATCCAAAACTCCGTATGATGGCAACCGTCAATCAAGATCATCAAAAAAAAGAGCGGTTGTATATTAAGGGAGCCTACGAAGCGTTAAGGACAATGGCTGCAAACAGTGTGCAGGAACTCGAAAATCTGGATAAGGCTCATGATAAAATGGCTGTGACGGGGCTTCGTCTTCTGGCTTTTGGTATCAGTGAGGAAAATTGGGAAGATCCTAAAAAATGGAGTATTCGTATCGTAGGACTCATCGGTTTTGCAGATAGTGCAAAGGATGGTGTCGCCGATGCCGTTTCTCATGCTAAAAATGCCGGGATCAAGGTTATTATGATCACGGGAGACAACCCTTTGACGGCGCAAGTTATTGCCAAGGATGTTGGTATATGGCAAGAACAAGACAGAGTGCTAAACGGTACGGAAATAGAAGATATGACTGACGAGAGACTTTACGATACGCTCAAAAGATGCAGTGTTATAGCCCGCGCTCTTCCCGAGCACAAATACAGAGTCGTCAAGCTTTTGCAAAAAGAGGGTGAGATCGTAGCCGTTACAGGAGACGGAGTCAATGACGTCCCTGCCCTCAAGGCTGCTGACCTTGGTATCGCCATGGGCGGCGGAAGCGAAGCCGCAAAATCAACCGCAAAAATGGTAATAACCGATAACAATCTGGGAATCATAGTCGATGCGATACGTCAAGGCAGGATTATTACGGCGAACCTGAGAAAAGTCATATTTTATCTGCTTGCAACCTGTTTTGATGAGATTCTCCTTATCAGCACGGCAATCATAGCAGGCGTTCCTCTGCCCGTTCATGCTACGCAGATATTATGGATAAATATCGTAACCGACGGAGTGACGGACAAAACGTTTCCGATGTGCCGCCAAGAGGGAGATGTCATGAAAAATCCTCCCCGCAGGCTTGAAAAACAGTTTTTTGACCGTTGGCAGATAGCCAGAATAGCATGGGTGTCGATCGTTAATGCTTCTGTGACACTTGCCGTTTTTATCCATCTTTTAAACAATGATTATAGTTATGAAGCGGCTGTTACAGTATCTTTTTCCATTATAGTGACTTCACAATGGGTAAACGGTATCTTGGCGCAAAAAGAAAATGAACCTTTTTTACGCAATATAAGAAGAAGTTTGAGCATCAATCCTGCAATATGGATCGGAGTTGCTATTGGAATAGCACTTCAAAGTATTGCTCTTTATCTTTTCCCGCACTTGCTTCATTCTATATCGCCGAACTTTGAGATGCTTGGCTATATAGGAGGTGCTACGATTGGCGTGTTTGCTTTAATAGAGGGCTATAAATGGGTGGAGTGGATTTTAAAAAGAGCTGCTAAGAGATAG